One genomic region from Antedon mediterranea chromosome 3, ecAntMedi1.1, whole genome shotgun sequence encodes:
- the LOC140044332 gene encoding uncharacterized protein, with product MQEIWANGLDWDEELSPDVGQKLERWIANLGELKDIEIERCINPGERENQELHTFVDASNDAYAAVVYSVSQNDNDVKKRNVRLVASKTKVAPLKSMSIPRLELMAAMLGLKLAKSVVNPLQCQLKEVKFWGDSMNVLWWIRGHSRDFKPFVANRIGEIQGQTNSSQWRYIPTKLNPADVASRGCTVIELQQNELWWRGPEFLSDCEMQWPENKIEKAIDEIEIKKRTKTLLSKVVPRVKSDNWRLNPIRYSSWNKLVCVFAYVMRFINNCRLKDKVRGPLNVDEVKDSEIAIIQKAQGDEFSDEIKRLSKGEILSTKSNISGLNPQMDADYLLRANGRLSLNEAISYDVRYPIILPRKHHVTKLIVKMYHELGNHVIGTNHTLSLLSEKYWVQAAREEIRECEKNCMGCRRRLAKQGEQIMAPLPKNRTRNESLKASTRVAVDYAGPFLTKQGRGKVQTKRYLCLFTCLSSRAVHLEMAYGLDTDTFLNAFHRFVSRRGKPEEMMSDNGTNFVGADRELKGVLKSLDKDKIQSVTVVTGIKWSFIPPMTPHFGGVHESLIKSAKRAIYGVLRNADITDEELHSAFVGAEGILNSRPLTYQSASVKDVIPLTPNHFLHGQMGGNLAPESILDTTVVNPRKRWRRVQELMRHFWNRWLREWLPALNQRKKRREPKRDLRVDEVVLAVQKGTVRGQWPLGRIREIYKGPDGHVRVVKVKTNNGDVIRGITKMCPLEILD from the coding sequence ATGCAAGAGATTTGGGCAAATGGATTAGACTGGGATGAAGAGTTGTCCCCTGATGTAGGTCAGAAATTAGAACGATGGATAGCAAATTTGGGCGAATTAAAAGATATAGAAATAGAAAGGTGTATAAACCCAGGTGAGCGCGAGAATCAAGAGTTGCATACATTTGTTGACGCGTCAAATGATGCTTATGCGGCGGTTGTGTATTCAGTGTCACAGAATGATAACGatgttaaaaaaagaaatgtaagATTAGTCGCATCCAAAACGAAAGTAGCTCCTCTTAAATCCATGAGTATCCCGAGACTTGAGTTGATGGCAGCTATGTTAGGTTTAAAGCTTGCGAAATCTGTTGTAAATCCGTTACAATGTCAACTAAAGGAAGTGAAATTTTGGGGTGACAGTATGAATGTATTGTGGTGGATTCGAGGTCATAGTAGAGATTTTAAGCCGTTCGTTGCGAATCGAATTGGTGAAATACAAGGTCAAACAAACTCTAGTCAATGGAGATATATACCCACTAAATTAAACCCTGCGGATGTGGCTTCGCGAGGATGTACTGTTATAGAGTTGCAGCAGAATGAACTTTGGTGGCGAGGTCCTGAATTCTTGAGTGATTGTGAGATGCAATGGCCAGAAAATAAGATTGAGAAAGCGATAGATGAAATAGAGATTAAGAAAAGAACGAAAACGTTATTGAGTAAAGTGGTACCAAGAGTGAAAAGTGATAACTGGAGATTAAACCCAATAAGGTACTCTAGCTGGAATAAGTTAGTGTGTGTATTTGCGTATGTGATGCGTTTTATAAATAACTGTAGGTTAAAAGACAAAGTCAGAGGACCATTAAATGTAGATGAGGTTAAGGACTCGGAAATTGCCATAATTCAAAAGGCACAAGGTGATGAGTTCTCAGACGAAATTAAGAGATTAAGTAAGGGTGAAATACTAAGTACAAAGAGTAATATAAGTGGATTGAATCCTCAAATGGATGCCGATTATTTGCTTAGAGCAAATGGACGTTTAAGTCTAAATGAGGCGATATCATATGATGTAAGATATCCCATTATATTACCAAGGAAACATCATGTCactaaattaattgtaaaaatgtatCATGAGTTAGGAAATCATGTAATAGGTACAAATCATACACTGTCATTATTATCTGAGAAGTACTGGGTACAAGCGGCTAGAGAAGAAATAAGAGAAtgtgaaaaaaattgtatggGATGTAGGCGTAGATTAGCTAAACAAGGGGAGCAAATAATGGCTCCATTACCTAAGAATAGAACTAGAAATGAAAGTTTAAAGGCGTCTACTAGAGTCGCAGTAGACTATGCAGGTCCCTTCCTTACTAAACAGGGTAGAGGAAAGGTACAAACAAAACGTTATTTGTGTTTGTTCACATGTTTATCCTCTAGAGCCGTGCACTTGGAAATGGCGTACGGTTTAGACACAGATACGTTTCTAAATGCTTTTCATAGATTTGTCAGTAGAAGGGGTAAACCCGAAGAAATGATGTCTGATAACGGGACAAATTTTGTAGGAGCTGATAGAGAATTAAAGGGAGTGTTAAAATCCTTAGATAAAGATAAAATTCAAAGTGTGACAGTGGTCACTGGTATAAAGTGGAGTTTTATTCCACCTATGACCCCACATTTTGGTGGAGTACATGAAAGTCTTATAAAATCTGCTAAAAGGGCTATATATGGAGTATTAAGAAATGCCGATATAACGGATGAAGAGTTACATTCTGCATTTGTAGGAGCAGAAGGTATATTAAACTCACGTCCATTAACATATCAATCTGCCTCAGTAAAGGATGTAATTCCATTAACTCCAAACCATTTTTTACATGGTCAAATGGGAGGTAATCTAGCTCCAGAGAGCATATTAGACACAACAGTTGTTAATCCTAGGAAACGATGGAGACGTGTCCAAGAATTAATGCGACACTTTTGGAATAGGTGGTTAAGGGAGTGGTTACCAGCATTGAACCAACGAAAAAAGCGGAGGGAACCCAAGAGGGATCTTAGGGTTGATGAAGTGGTATTAGCAGTTCAGAAAGGTACGGTACGTGGTCAATGGCCATTGGGTAGGATAAGAGAAATATATAAAGGACCAGACGGTCATGTAAGGGTAGTTAAGGTGAAAACTAACAATGGAGATGTAATTCGAGGTATTACAAAAATGTGTCCACTAGAGATACTTGATTAA
- the LOC140044333 gene encoding uncharacterized protein, whose protein sequence is MRKFWEVDSYGVSDLKIYKAEDERVIQKVSESLTAVDGRYSVNIPWREEEINMDNNYEMAFKRLECLERKLTRDKMLGNNYQNVLDNYRSKGYVRKIDQSLTELNQWFLPHFPVVKPDRETTKVRLVFDAAARYGGRCLNDMIYPGPKLQNDLFDVLLRFRKKKVAIICDIVEMYLQIGVQPEDRKMLRFLWRDLDTERMPEIYEFNRLVFGLNVAPFLAQFVTQEHARKNSEEYPLAARAVLDSTYMDDTMTSVKNEQEAVELYRELKELWGSAGMSARKWVSNSKAVLEKIPEVDRAKEIKLSGNELPSAKTLGLIWKAEEDAFKFQGGSGPSNVCKLRD, encoded by the coding sequence ATGAGGAAGTTTTGGGAAGTAGATAGTTATGGAGTAAGTgatttgaaaatatataaagcTGAAGATGAAAGAGTGATTCAAAAAGTGTCAGAGTCATTGACAGCTGTTGATGGGCGATACAGTGTGAATATTCCGTGGCGGgaagaagaaataaatatgGATAACAATTATGAGATGGCCTTTAAGAGATTAGAGTGTCTAGAAAGAAAATTAACTAGAGACAAGATGTTAGGCAATAATTATCAAAACGTTTTAGATAATTACAGATCCAAAGGCTATGTCAGAAAAATAGACCAATCCCTAACAGAACTAAATCAATGGTTTCTACCACATTTCCCAGTAGTTAAACCCGATAGGGAAACAACGAAAGTTAGGTTGGTGTTTGACGCCGCGGCGCGTTATGGGGGAAGATGTTTGAATGACATGATCTATCCCGGGCCTAAATTGCAGAACGATTTATTCGATGTGTTATTaagatttagaaaaaaaaaggtaGCGATTATTTGCGATATTGTAGAAATGTATCTCCAGATTGGAGTGCAACCAGAAGATAGGAAAATGCTTAGGTTTTTGTGGCGAGATTTAGACACAGAGCGGATGCCAGAAATTTATGAGTTCAATCGACTAGTGTTTGGTCTTAATGTTGCACCATTCTTAGCTCAATTTGTAACTCAGGAACATGCACGAAAGAATTCTGAAGAGTATCCTCTAGCAGCACGGGCTGTTTTAGACTCTACCTACATGGATGATACCATGACCTCGGTTAAAAATGAGCAAGAGGCAGTAGAGTTATATAGAGAGCTTAAAGAATTATGGGGAAGTGCGGGTATGAGTGCTAGAAAATGGGTTTCAAATTCAAAAGCGGTACTGGAAAAAATACCAGAAGTAGATAGAGCTAAAGAAATCAAATTAAGTGGGAACGAGTTACCTTCTGCAAAAACCTTAGGTTTAATATGGAAAGCCGAGGAAGATGCATTTAAGTTTCAAGGAGGTTCTGGTCCTTCTAATGTCTGTAAGTTAAGAGATTAG
- the LOC140044334 gene encoding uncharacterized protein, which produces MEKRKKDIKILRRNRKGQLTRITNTINVLCQKEELERDIELIQNLLKKANEVFETVERAHEQIVEMINLEDEEQFEEAEKWMQDCQRNFLEVIHETKRVLEPPVRGTVTEETDRVMVEEDSENVDQGEKDGNNKVNSNDMDAMATFKLALELPKAEVIEFHGDPGNYWAFVQSFEINVASKLTSDNAKLQYLLQLCKNKAKESIVSCPLLGEEGYKQALEILKRQFGQPHLVLNSLMLKLTNRKEINAGNHEELWGLVSDMKKCQLTLTKMGYTNDLNSTSNLLKIQGLLPRFMQAKWANAAQSILSEREPSFLDMLKFVESQAAVNSNMFGRNISTTANENKSKFRVVNTDFRGKKAYSHSCTPTGEKPSESPFFTCVCCKKNHRLWECVKFRQLSINERWNIASQEKLCFKCLCKHRAVDCKRVMSCGINGCKNDHNRLLHREKVKKESNFETVEVGVAREGERKVTKTETGTNTTLLSKNQSIALRTIPIIVSNGKKRIEVNALLDDGSTQTYVNEELCGELGLSGVTEEMVVSLLSGKEERFVTKPVEIFVLPLDGSKKFKVNAVTISDVTGRLEASDWSSVSKDWDHLRDIEFPVISSQRKEIDLLIGVDCPELHTALEEKKVKKESNFETVEVGVAREGERKVTKTETGTNTTLLSKNQSIALRTIPIIVSNGKKRIEVNALLDDGL; this is translated from the coding sequence ATGGAGAAACgaaaaaaagatataaaaatactaCGAAGAAATAGAAAAGGACAGTTAACAAGGATTACAAACACAATAAATGTTTTGTGTCAGAAGGAGGAACTAGAGAGGGATATTGAGTTAATACAGAACTTATTAAAGAAAGCAAACGAGGTATTTGAAACAGTAGAGAGGGCTCACGAGCAGATTGTGGAAATGATAAATTTGGAAGATGAAGAACAATTTGAGGAAGCGGAGAAGTGGATGCAAGATTGCCAAAGGAATTTTCTAGAGGTGATACATGAGACTAAGAGGGTGCTGGAGCCGCCAGTCAGGGGAACAGTGACAGAAGAGACTGACAGAGTTATGGTAGAAGAGGACAGTGAAAACGTTGATCAGGGAGAGAAAGATGGTAATAATAAGGTTAACAGTAATGATATGGATGCTATGGCCACATTCAAATTAGCCCTAGAACTTCCAAAAGCGGAAGTGATAGAATTCCATGGGGATCCGGGAAACTATTGGGCTTTTGTACAAAGTTTTGAGATAAATGTAGCAAGTAAGTTAACATCAGATAATGCAAAATTACAATACCTTCTACAGTTATGTAAAAATAAGGCAAAGGAAAGTATAGTAAGTTGTCCTCTATTAGGAGAAGAAGGTTATAAGCAGGCTTTAGAGATTCTTAAAAGGCAGTTTGGGCAGCCCCATCTAGTTTTAAACTCATTGATGCTTAAGTTAACCAACAGAAAAGAGATTAATGCAGGAAACCATGAAGAGTTATGGGGACTAGTCAGTGACATGAAAAAATGTCAACTAACACTAACAAAAATGGGGTACACAAATGATTTAAACAGTACTTCCAACCTATTAAAAATTCAAGGGCTATTACCTAGATTTATGCAAGCTAAATGGGCTAATGCTGCACAATCAATACTTAGTGAAAGGGAACCAAGTTTCTTGGATATGTTAAAATTTGTAGAGAGTCAAGCTGCAGTAAACAGCAATATGTTTGGAAGAAATATTAGCACTACAGCTAATGAAAATAAGAGTAAATTTCGAGTAGTAAACACAGATTTTAGAGGAAAAAAGGCTTACAGTCATAGTTGTACACCCACAGGGGAAAAGCCTAGTGAATCACCTTTTTTCACATGTGTATGTTGTAAGAAAAACCATAGGTTATGGGAATGTGTAAAATTCAGACAACTATCCATCAATGAGAGATGGAATATTGCTAGCCAAGAAAAATTGTGCTTTAAGTGTCTATGTAAACATAGGGCAGTTGATTGTAAACGGGTTATGTCCTGTGGTATAAATGGATGTAAGAATGACCATAATAGGTTGTTACATAGAGAAAAAGTAAAAAAGGAAAGTAATTTTGAAACTGTAGAGGTAGGAGTTGCCAGGGAAGGGGAGCGTAAAGTAACTAAAACAGAAACAGGGACAAACACTACATTGTTAAGTAAAAACCAATCTATTGCTTTGCGAACCATACCAATCATAGTTAGTAATGGAAAGAAAAGAATAGAGGTGAATGCATTATTAGATGATGGTAGTACTCAGACATATGTTAATGAAGAGTTATGTGGAGAGTTGGGTCTCAGTGGAGTAACAGAAGAGATGGTAGTGAGTTTGTTAAGTGGTAAGGAAGAAAGATTTGTGACTAAGCCAGTTGAGATATTTGTATTACCGTTGGATGGATCTAAAAAATTTAAAGTGAATGCAGTGACTATAAGTGATGTTACTGGTAGACTAGAAGCGTCAGATTGGAGTAGTGTTAGTAAGGATTGGGATCATTTGAGAGACATAGAATTTCCTGTGATAAGTAGTCAGAGAAAAGAGATAGATTTACTGATTGGAGTGGATTGTCCAGAGTTACATACAGCATTAGAAGAGAAAAAAGTAAAAAAGGAAAGTAATTTTGAAACTGTAGAGGTAGGAGTTGCCAGGGAAGGGGAGCGTAAAGTAACTAAAACAGAAACAGGGACAAACACTACATTGTTAAGTAAAAACCAATCTATTGCTTTGCGAACCATACCAATCATAGTTAGTAATGGAAAGAAAAGAATAGAGGTGAATGCATTATTAGATGATGGCCTTTAA